The DNA region gttatcaataaaaaattttatatttattgatatatatatataattatggattaattttattaaatttatatgtaaatatttcatttcacaattaaagtttttcttggattttaaaaaaaataacaatgcttgcacttttttttacatcaaaattacTGAAGTTAGCTAGTTTTCACTTAACATTAGATAAGACTAGTAATCTACAAAACCAGGAACAAACACCATGCTGATAAGAGTGGGCATCTTCTAGCTTGTTTTGTCTGAATCTTCGTGTGGAGCTATCTGTGGCAATGAATCAGGACCAGCTTCCACATTATGACACAGTTTCTTTTGATACCTAGCTGTTGAGTTAAGATCTGCCAGAACGTGTTCTAAGCGGTGATTAATTTACCTGGATGCTCTCTGGTGGCGGTGCAGGTTCATCCTGATGGCCTTTGTAACCATGGAGGAATTTTTTGGTTCAAGTTTAGCTTGCCCATACATTAGATAGGTTAAACATCACTTCTTTTGATACCTCGCTGTTGAGTTAAGATCTGCCAGAACGTGTTCTAAGCGGTGATTAATTTACTTGGATGCTCTCTGGTGGCGGTGCAGGTTAATCCTGGTGGCCTTTGTCACCATGGAGGAATTTCTTGATTCAAGTTTAGCTTGCCCATACATTAGATTACATCCTTCTGGTCTGTTGAAGAAGAGTATAAACGTGTGCAAAGATCAAGGAGAAAAAGATGGGTGGAGATCAAAGCAAGATAGATAGGTTAAACATCACTTCTTCACAATATGTACAATAAAATTTTGGGTCTCTCAAGGACCCATCAACACATCATGCTTGATCTCAAGCACAAAGTATACACCACTATGCCCTGCCCGATGCACTCACGTAAATACATGTACAGGCTGTACAAGGAGAATTCCTCTGACAATGCATTCATGGTAGTATGCGCTCACCAAAAGCAAGATGCATCCTCTTCAGGCAGCAAAGGAGTCCTGCAAAGAGGGCATGTAATGTTCCAGTAGTCCAACCACTTCTCCAAGCACATTTTATGAAAGATATGGCCACATGACAGGCTATTTATCTCCGATTCCGGCTCAAATTGGGTCAAGCAAACCGAGCAGTCATGTTCAGGCTGTTTACAGCTGCACACCGTGTTGAATCGGATTGATGGCATCCTGCTTCGGAACTCCTCGATGTAATTCTCCGGGGGACTTAAACGAAATTCAAACGACTCTCTGGTGTCTTCAGCATTATCTGACGATGGGAGGGAAGCAGATGGTGACAAACGGATGCCAACAATATGAAGGATTGAACGGACTATTCCTTTGACAATGGAAATTGACAAGGCAGTGTTTACTAAAAGCACACATAGTACTCCTTCAGATGGAGCTGGCAGACTTGATAGACCCATTGAAGTTTCGGgggacttggtttttttttccagtgatTCCGCGAAGCTCAAGCTAACAAAAGATTCTTGATTCACAGTGTGCTCAAATGGAAGTTATGGAAACCAATGGAGGGATGCTTGTATAAATCACAGTTGAAGCAAATGGAGAAAACCGGATGTTTCCTTCTTTGCTTGATCTGAAACCAGTTACGCCATTAAAACGAGTTACAATACCCAAATTAGAAGATGACAGATAACTGATAAAACCATGATATTAAGAAATGAATTAAAGCTATAGCCAAAGAAAAAATTTCCAGTTTTATAGGGAGATTTTATAGGAAATATAAAACTAGAGATGGAAAAAGTAAACAAACTATTCTTGAAAGGAAACACAACCAAAGATTGCCTAAAAAAGAAATGGGGTTCGATAGACatcaagagataaaaaaaagatcgATGGATCAAAATACCTTGGGGCATATAAACAGGGTTTTTGACTATGATGAAGTGACGAGTAGCAAAATCCTGTAAGAGGAGCCGACAACAGTGACCTGCAGAAAAAAATCCACAGCACAGTAGGGAAAGTGTTACGGGGGAACAttaagaagataatcaatcaaataattcTCCATCTTCGTGTCGAATACAAGGGATGACTTTAATCTACATTATTAGTATTGCTTCAATTGGTAGCCCCTTGGGGCTGCCACTAGGCTACCTCTTTGGAGAGATTGAATCGAAGCTTACATAGAGTATAAACCATGCTCAAGTGCAAATTAGTTTCATGGAGAGATTGGATTGGACCTGTTTACTAGGTTTAAAGAATCAAATTCCCTCAATCAATGGAGAAATTAAACCTTCTGCAAACCATCTGATTACAAATTAAAGGACTCAAAACAAGAAATCATATAACTAAATCATAGCTAACAGGTTGCGTAGATCACtgcaaaattataataaagatcTAGCCCTCTGACTCAGACCATGATATCATGCCCCATTTGGTCAAAAATCGAAGATCAAACCGATTACAGGGGAAATAAGAAGCTCCCAAGatcataaaaaatccaaatgaatcaacaaaatcaaataaccaGTAAAAAATACGCAGGAAAGGGTGCCTAGAGATCTAGCACTTTCTACAGaattcaaaaatacaagaacTCTTCCTACTTTTCTAACATCAAATTACATTTCAAAGAagacccacaaaaaaaaatataaagaagacaAAGGGAACAAATTCCAAACTGGAAACATAAGTGACAGAGACTTACACTAGGGAAGCTTTGAAGTTCCTGTCTTGGTCTCTATGCAAAGAAATATATAAGCATCAAGAACATGCCAACAGCCTAGAAACATGACATATTCATGGGATTatcaaaacttttatatatGTCATATGGGATTGTTTCATAGAAGATGGAGATGAAGATGGCTGCTGCCCTCTGGCTTCTGAATTTCTGTTTATATAGCAACACATCTACTGCAAGGGCCAAACATTACCATCATCAGCAAACTAAACTCATTTTCCTTAACCATGGTTAGTCTTCCGTGTTTTCCGGAAGCTGATCACCTTCTTACCATGGTTACTTTATATCTTCATCCCTCTTTCACTCCTTTCTTTTGTAACTTGCTTTCTTTAGCTTGACTTCTCACCTTTTCACTTTCCACTTTTCCACTTTCTGTCTCGGCTGTCTGtctggatggatggatggatagTTGTGGAATTTCCATAAAAAGAAGACAGTTAGAAATGTTTTGGGAAAACTTACCAACAATCGGGATGGAAACTGGAAAAACTATTCACtgctatagtaaaaataattttttactttatattaaaaaaaataaaggtttttttttttttatttcaccaaagataatttgtctttttttattttttaaaacaataaaataatttatttacccttcaattcaaaatttttaaagcgGGACATTTAGAGtgttttagtttttcctttatttacatacaataaaaatatacatttaccCTCAAACTTCCAAAAAGTTGTTTGCGGGTCAAGGAGCCTTTTCATATTttcaaagagatttttttttattattttcaaaactattaaggagcaaattaatttttttaggttgaccgattaatattaaaataaaaaacattattggcacaTGATGATCACGTGCCGACATGTGAAAGACACAATGTATTTTGGGTAGCAGATTCAGCGTCTCCCGGTAATCAAATTAGCAATTTCACCCTCTTGTTAGACTCgctactatattttttttctaatagtgTAATGCGTGTTAGTGATTGTGTGGTAGATTGTCATCAatggcattttcttttttcttttgcttattTTCTCCATATTGTTCTAAAATGTGTAGGTTAATcctatttgttttctatgtttcaacttcagtttttattttcttgatttttaatttttattcttaatccttttataaatacttttatttgttttcaatttagtccctacaTTCCAATTtgttatacattattttttctaatttgatctttattcttctaatttcttattttttttccttgattcttttgtgaaaattttattaatttttaatttaataatttgatccAAGTTTATGGTGTAACAACCCTAATTTCCATAATACAAAACCCCATGACTATCCACAAACcatggtaatatatatatatatataaagtttacTAAAATTTTGGTAGAATTTTCTCTATATTTAGACCATACCAAGTTataaacaaactttttttttcattacaattcaacaacaCAATCATAGTCTAATCATCCTGGACCTTATTCCATCTCATTAAAATCAAGGTCTTCAAGCATATACAAATTGTCATGAtgcacaaaaaattaataacttaaactaagATTACTTGTTGGTATTTTTTCTGCATTAACATACACATCCATATTTGTtcacaaaataatcaaaagtatTACATATTGTTGGATTTAGCGTTGTAAAGACGTACGTTTATATATTACATTATATGAAGAAATAGCAGAATTATGTTACATGTTAGTTTGATACCCTACGAACTACATATTTAAAtctaaacaaaaactaaaaagatatgGTCCATTAATCAGCCCTGAGACCCCTGAGATGAGATACgtcaaatattcaattatcaCATTTTATTAGAAtgcaatataaatatttaataagtaTTCTCATGCACAACTAGTTTACCTATTAGTtcattccttaaaaaaatttaattcatttttgtgTTTCCAATCATGCACACCattcatgtttatattatatcccTACAAAAGGTTCAAATTCCCTAAATAATCAATAATCAATAACTACCAACTTCTTTAGGAATTAATCGAACAATGTTATCTTGAAAATATGATCATAGATGTGACTAGCTCCTAAATAGTTGGCTAGTCTGATCATTACATCTTGGTCATTTAATCATATATACCACTAGCCCTTTTCACGCTTAATTAGTCTAGTTATTATATCTTGGTAATCCAAACATGGATGTCACTAGCTTTATCACAGTCAGctattttagttattatatcTTGGTCATTCAAATATAGATGTTACTAGCCCTATCACAGTCAACTACTCTAGTTATTATATCATAATCATCCAAACATGAATGTTACTAGTCCCTTCACGATTAACTAGTTTAGTTATTATATCCCAATCATATAATCATAGATGCCACTAGTCCCAACATGGTCAAGtagactaaaaaattatttctctaATGACACTCATGTTGCAaatgttaaacaaaaaatttacactaataacataattatacaattcTAAGAAATGTCTCATACACGATGGAGGTGAAAACACCTACCTGGTGCTTGAACACGTGAAAAAAGTCCCTTGTTACTGAGTTGATCCTATGACCTCTCCTATACCATCAGACATATAATATCATTTTCTATTCAatccttaatttattttgaaatttaacttcatatacaattattttattcCTTAACTTAAAATGATTTAACACAATTTCATATGATTATAAACTAATCATCATTAACAATTTAACCTATATTGAAAATCTCATTCTTATAACTTCTATCATTTAAATCTTATATCAAGagaaattttaaacaaattttaaagttGACCACTTCTAGATGACTTAACTTAATCACTTAAGAACAACGATCAATATTGTAACTATGTCTAAAGTTATAGAATACAATTTTGTGCATGGTTTATTTCTTCTTAAAGTTAAGATACAAAGCTACAactttattggaagaaaactcATTCCTACCATTAACGTACCCAAAACTACTCGTTATtgcaatatataaaaattatccagCAAAACTTAGTCCAATTGTcccttaaatttttatctatatcTAGAGTTTTATAACTCCGAATTAAACAAGGTATGTCactttagaaatataatatcCCTAGCTATAACTTCCTATGAAGAAACTTATTCcaaattttgtcattttctaGTCCTAAACTCATCTGGTAGTTAGGTTATGATACTatctagtttttcaattttgattttgatatataaccaagtattttcattcatttcctcaccattgaaaacaaatatttctCGTCCACATATCTTATAACATCATTAAACATAACACCCTAGTAATCAACTAATCTAGTAATCAACTAATCTATCTAACATCCTACTTGAAATAACcaaaatgctataaaaaaaccatattcattttctttaacaTTCCTTCATCAACAATACTTCAACACAACACAATAATTCCATAATTCCCCATAAAATTCCAATGTTCACAATTCAAAGCATAACCAATCTTTCCATTACAATTTAAATAcaacattttcatttcttttcaattcactCTCTACATTTTAACACATGCTATAATAAGTATAAACAAACAATATTCATTTGTTACTTATTCTAAGTTGTTTTCATCCATTTCCATctcaattaaatcaaaaaaagcAAATTTATCATTTCCCTCAAATTTTCTCATGAACCTCAACCTAGAATTCACAATTTAGACATCAATTCTTAATCTAAACTTACGTAATTAAGTTTAAAGCTCCTTACCTGGTAATAAAATGTGCTTCGATTCTCAACTAGTTAAAATTTTTCAACACTCCTTTCTTTCTCTAGGccagccttttctttttagattccTAAATTTCTCTCACTTAATCTCTTTATATTCTTGCCTTGATGTTGTTTTTCTCACCACttaacctaaatcttacctaaACCCTTCAACTAGCCACTTACTCAATTTTGgtgaaagaaaatgagaaatactcccccccccctcttACTCTTTTTTGCTGTTGGCCCCTACAGAGAAAGATGAGGTATTTGTAGTtcaatttattggtttttagATATTGACCCTATATGACTTagttatttcattttgtttccattttttttctcacatttagtgttattctctttttatttcttttaatttcacatcctgtcatttaatttaatatccttaatttaatttaacctattCTATCTccggattaaaattttaatatttcaaaaaaaatttaatcggGGATTTActtcaatttgattcttattcttttgatttttttttattttgttaaagttatttttttacaatttaaccctccaacaaaaaaaaatgtttccctcttatttattttttattttgatttttaccctcattcttttagttataatttttttattttagatctttatgtgtaattggtttttttttccctatttctttcttcaatatttgatttgctAGGTTTAAAAGCTATTTTGTTCGAGTCGTAGGTTTAAAAGCTAACACAGTTcaacatctttattttttatcttattttatgttcatatttcaacattcaaaattatttttttatataaaaaataggcaTCTCATACTCACAGTCTCATGACCAAAATCACGGGTTTTGAAAGTCAACATTAGTTGACTTTTGAACAGTTTTAGGTCgttttatagaattgttttattttttatttcgtacttgaacatatgtttttttttaattgatcttcatgttttcctttttctttttctttttccttttctttatatgagattatcttAATCATATGCCCATGTTCGTGGGGTTAATTTTGGTTGACTAgcatattttttctctttttttaaaaaaaaaaatttcttttcaagCTCATTactcaacaatttttttatttagttttttgctCCGTTGTTTTTTAGGTTTACATTTTATGTGGTCGGTCTCGACCTTATGATCACAGTCATGAGTTTCAGTGGTTTGCATGAGttgattttgatctttttagatctttttttaattgatttcttttctattttatcttttaatata from Populus alba chromosome 14, ASM523922v2, whole genome shotgun sequence includes:
- the LOC118043243 gene encoding probable E3 ubiquitin-protein ligase XERICO is translated as MGLSSLPAPSEGVLCVLLVNTALSISIVKGIVRSILHIVGIRLSPSASLPSSDNAEDTRESFEFRLSPPENYIEEFRSRMPSIRFNTVCSCKQPEHDCSVCLTQFEPESEINSLSCGHIFHKMCLEKWLDYWNITCPLCRTPLLPEEDASCFW